A portion of the Candidatus Paceibacterota bacterium genome contains these proteins:
- a CDS encoding exonuclease domain-containing protein, whose translation MRCTIVHTNLSQSLQGTFTIVDVETTGMRAAFDQIIEIGIALVKDSVIIDTYGSLVRPNQSVNPYHLREI comes from the coding sequence TTGCGCTGTACCATCGTTCATACGAACCTTTCACAGTCTCTACAAGGTACGTTTACTATTGTGGACGTTGAAACTACGGGTATGCGAGCTGCATTTGACCAAATCATTGAGATTGGAATTGCGTTAGTCAAAGACAGTGTGATCATTGATACATATGGATCATTAGTAAGACCAAACCAATCGGTAAACCCATACCACCTTAGAGAAATATGA
- a CDS encoding response regulator — protein sequence MTEAAKKILIMEDDETMLETLKVRLEQEGYVVTATYDGEEGLVEFWKVRPDLVIIDIMMPMKDGLNVIKDIHKKEPQNEVPIIILTNTKDSSYLAAALSNQVTSYLTKADHTLEDIVTVVKKKFEDLAHL from the coding sequence ATGACAGAAGCAGCCAAGAAAATATTAATCATGGAGGATGACGAGACAATGCTCGAAACCCTCAAGGTTCGTCTCGAGCAAGAAGGATACGTAGTTACTGCAACCTACGACGGAGAAGAAGGACTTGTAGAGTTTTGGAAAGTTCGACCAGATTTAGTCATCATAGACATCATGATGCCGATGAAAGATGGGTTAAATGTAATTAAAGACATCCACAAGAAAGAACCTCAAAACGAAGTTCCAATCATTATCCTCACAAACACAAAGGACTCCTCATACCTTGCCGCAGCACTTTCAAACCAAGTCACAAGCTACCTCACAAAAGCAGACCACACTCTGGAAGACATCGTTACGGTTGTAAAGAAAAAGTTCGAAGATCTCGCCCACCTATAA
- a CDS encoding HAMP domain-containing sensor histidine kinase translates to IYPILDHQTGEVVAEVGLDFNARDYYRAVYGFSSLPILLTLVLLTILWAIYFFIRNERRFLEARAKFLSIASHEIRTPLTGIRWVAESMMKDTSMPVSKIHTLSLLHKSASNLLHRLNTLLNMDALEHHRSIALIPRKINAAALVEGIVEMLYFFADHRFVSVEFLPSWQKNIPIEADEEKIRHVFSNIISNAVKYTSTHSRVEIGYEAKGDFHLFKISDCGPGVSAEDIPRIFEGYYRTLRTEGHYTDQESSGMGLYIAQQYAHMHGGIIEVTARDGGGTIFVIGLPKTFTKQPAKSL, encoded by the coding sequence ATATACCCAATTCTTGATCATCAAACTGGTGAGGTTGTTGCAGAAGTTGGTCTTGATTTCAATGCAAGGGATTATTACCGAGCTGTATACGGTTTTTCTTCATTACCAATTTTGTTGACACTGGTGTTACTGACTATCCTCTGGGCAATATATTTCTTCATCCGAAACGAACGACGTTTTCTTGAAGCAAGGGCAAAATTCCTTTCTATTGCATCACACGAGATACGAACACCTTTAACAGGAATACGGTGGGTTGCTGAAAGTATGATGAAAGACACATCGATGCCAGTAAGCAAGATTCATACACTCTCACTGTTACACAAGAGTGCATCAAACTTGTTACATAGACTAAATACTCTTTTAAATATGGATGCCCTCGAGCACCATAGATCAATAGCATTAATACCAAGAAAAATTAATGCTGCTGCACTTGTGGAAGGAATAGTTGAGATGTTGTATTTCTTTGCGGACCATAGGTTTGTATCTGTAGAATTTTTGCCATCGTGGCAGAAAAATATTCCAATTGAAGCTGATGAGGAGAAAATACGACACGTATTCTCAAATATCATTTCTAACGCAGTTAAATATACAAGTACCCACTCACGAGTGGAGATTGGGTACGAGGCCAAAGGAGATTTTCATTTGTTTAAGATCTCTGACTGTGGACCTGGGGTTTCAGCGGAAGATATACCAAGGATTTTTGAAGGGTACTATCGAACATTACGTACGGAAGGTCACTATACCGATCAAGAAAGTTCAGGAATGGGATTATATATTGCCCAGCAGTATGCGCACATGCACGGGGGAATAATTGAGGTAACAGCTCGAGATGGCGGAGGTACTATCTTTGTAATTGGTCTACCAAAAACATTCACTAAACAACCAGCAAAGAGTTTATAG